Proteins from a single region of Chlamydia buteonis:
- the ftsH gene encoding ATP-dependent zinc metalloprotease FtsH, translating into MSKDKKMKPESKKNFPTVFFFLLFGVIFGVIAVQNFLVAKKARVSFSHQLEHLVNLKLIYPEDSRKIALNDNLVSFSGRFRESPTAESQLRYHYLELIDQKHQLEFDLQEASKNVDHLAKEVESSVLWFSAISGFPIPETGYLISPSVELGKSSLGALVIHGSNNFQIINLRSLEQRYQTLPRSSETLRTFGSDLYELIGKYLSPALGIGSESVKRELKDFYQQVELSLTQLIDAEQLSVLYEKVLSSLQRISTSLVLSDRGDHFGQLRSVRLYREERSKYEKLIEDSQINQAQLDKLRGELSQVVWYFNNQELSSRALEKQDPEVFAHWFSGAKQEWEGFSSNRALTFKAPDQPRNLVLEKTFKSEEPAPHYIGYLFTFLPIILVLVFVYFVFSRQMRGMNGSAMSFGKSPARLLMKGQNKVTFADVAGIEEAKEELIEIVDFLKNPTKFTSLGGRIPKGVLLIGPPGTGKTLIAKAVSGEADRPFFSIAGSDFVEMFVGVGASRIRDMFEQAKRNAPCIIFIDEIDAVGRHRGAGIGGGHDEREQTLNQLLVEMDGFGTNEGVILMAATNRPDVLDKALLRPGRFDRRVVMNLPDIKGRFEILSVHAKRIKLDPTVDLMAVARSTPGASGADLENLLNEAALLAARKDRTAVTAVDVAEARDKVLYGKERRSLEMDAEERKTTAYHESGHAVVGLCVQHADPVDKVTIIPRGLSLGATHFLPEKNKLSYWKKELFDQLAVLMGGRAAEDIFLGDISSGAQQDISQATKLVRSMVCEWGMSEQLGTVTYDERSDTSTGYGSYHEKSYSEETAKAIDSELRSLLDAAYQRALTIIREHRDEVELMTQMLIEFETLDAKDVKEIMDHTWDPEKKRTRLKEEGMMFKKVSDDLPPPPPQEDAMKDGTLKLNNTTT; encoded by the coding sequence ATGTCTAAAGATAAAAAAATGAAGCCCGAATCGAAAAAAAATTTTCCTACGGTATTTTTTTTCCTTCTATTTGGTGTAATTTTCGGCGTGATTGCTGTTCAAAATTTTCTAGTTGCCAAGAAAGCCCGGGTTAGTTTTAGCCATCAGCTAGAGCATTTAGTAAATTTAAAATTGATTTATCCTGAAGATAGTAGAAAAATTGCCCTAAATGATAATTTAGTGTCGTTTAGTGGGCGTTTTCGTGAATCTCCAACAGCTGAAAGTCAGCTGCGCTATCATTACTTAGAGTTGATAGATCAAAAACATCAATTAGAGTTTGATCTTCAGGAAGCGAGTAAGAATGTCGATCATCTTGCAAAAGAGGTGGAGAGCTCTGTTTTGTGGTTTTCTGCAATTTCTGGGTTCCCAATTCCTGAAACAGGTTATTTGATATCTCCTAGTGTGGAATTAGGAAAATCTTCTTTAGGAGCTCTTGTTATTCATGGTTCGAATAATTTCCAAATTATCAATTTGCGTTCTTTAGAGCAACGTTATCAAACACTTCCTCGATCTAGTGAAACTTTACGTACGTTTGGTTCCGATTTATATGAGCTTATTGGGAAATATCTATCCCCTGCTTTGGGCATAGGTTCTGAGAGTGTAAAGCGTGAACTAAAAGATTTTTATCAACAGGTTGAGCTTTCTCTGACTCAGTTAATAGATGCTGAACAACTAAGTGTTCTTTATGAGAAAGTTTTATCTTCTCTACAGAGGATTTCTACATCACTAGTTTTATCTGATAGAGGAGACCATTTTGGACAATTGCGTTCTGTACGTTTATATCGTGAAGAACGTAGTAAATATGAGAAACTTATAGAAGATAGTCAAATTAATCAAGCACAGTTAGATAAGCTTCGTGGCGAGCTTAGCCAGGTTGTTTGGTATTTTAATAACCAAGAGCTATCTTCTCGAGCATTGGAAAAACAAGACCCTGAGGTATTTGCTCATTGGTTTTCTGGAGCTAAACAAGAGTGGGAAGGATTCTCTAGCAACCGTGCTTTAACTTTCAAGGCTCCGGATCAGCCACGGAATTTAGTATTAGAGAAAACATTTAAGAGTGAAGAGCCTGCACCGCATTACATAGGATACCTGTTTACTTTCTTACCTATTATACTTGTGCTTGTCTTTGTCTATTTTGTCTTTTCGAGACAAATGCGTGGTATGAACGGTTCAGCAATGTCTTTCGGGAAATCTCCAGCGCGCTTGTTAATGAAGGGGCAGAACAAAGTCACTTTTGCTGATGTTGCTGGTATAGAAGAGGCAAAAGAAGAATTAATAGAAATCGTAGACTTCCTTAAGAACCCTACGAAATTTACCAGTTTAGGGGGAAGAATCCCTAAAGGCGTGTTGTTAATAGGGCCTCCAGGAACAGGAAAAACTTTAATAGCTAAAGCTGTTTCTGGAGAAGCTGACCGACCATTTTTTTCTATAGCCGGATCTGATTTTGTAGAGATGTTTGTTGGTGTTGGAGCTAGTCGTATTCGTGATATGTTCGAACAGGCTAAGAGAAACGCTCCTTGCATTATTTTCATTGATGAGATCGATGCTGTAGGTCGTCATCGAGGCGCTGGTATAGGCGGCGGCCATGATGAACGTGAGCAAACATTAAACCAATTACTTGTAGAAATGGATGGCTTCGGCACTAATGAGGGTGTTATCCTTATGGCTGCAACTAATCGTCCTGATGTTTTAGATAAGGCCTTATTACGTCCTGGACGTTTTGATCGTCGTGTGGTTATGAATTTACCTGATATTAAGGGTAGATTTGAAATTCTTTCCGTACATGCTAAGAGAATCAAATTGGATCCTACAGTAGATCTTATGGCAGTAGCACGAAGCACTCCCGGAGCTTCAGGAGCGGATTTAGAGAATTTATTAAATGAGGCCGCTCTTCTTGCTGCGCGTAAGGATCGTACTGCAGTGACTGCTGTAGATGTTGCCGAAGCTCGTGATAAGGTTCTTTATGGTAAAGAGCGTCGTAGCTTAGAAATGGATGCTGAAGAACGAAAGACAACAGCCTATCATGAATCAGGTCATGCGGTTGTGGGACTTTGTGTTCAACATGCAGATCCTGTGGACAAAGTTACTATTATCCCTAGAGGTTTATCTTTAGGAGCTACGCATTTTCTTCCCGAGAAGAATAAACTTAGCTATTGGAAAAAAGAGTTGTTTGATCAATTGGCTGTTCTTATGGGAGGCCGAGCCGCAGAAGATATCTTTTTAGGGGATATTTCTAGTGGTGCTCAGCAAGATATTTCTCAAGCTACGAAATTGGTTCGTAGTATGGTCTGCGAGTGGGGAATGAGTGAGCAATTAGGTACTGTAACTTATGATGAGCGTTCAGATACCTCTACGGGTTATGGCTCTTATCATGAGAAAAGTTATTCAGAGGAAACTGCAAAAGCTATTGACAGTGAGTTGCGTTCCTTATTGGATGCTGCATACCAGCGCGCGTTAACAATCATCAGAGAACATCGTGATGAAGTTGAATTGATGACTCAGATGTTAATAGAGTTTGAAACTTTAGACGCTAAAGATGTTAAAGAGATCATGGATCACACTTGGGATCCAGAGAAAAAACGAACACGTTTAAAAGAAGAGGGTATGATGTTTAAGAAAGTTTCTGACGATTTACCTCCTCCTCCTCCTCAAGAAGATGCTATGAAAGATGGTACGTTAAAACTAAATAACACCACTACATAA
- the tilS gene encoding tRNA lysidine(34) synthetase TilS, giving the protein MLSCLLRNDKRLEVFFSALDMKKSYLLALSGGSDSLFLLYLLKSRGVSFTAVHVDYGWRESSYREAEELKLRCQEEGVPLIVKHVPPEYKTSKDPENTARHYRYVLFCKICREDNLAGIFLAHHANDQAETVLKRVLEGANLGNLKGMTREASYNGIPLLRPLLHIPKQVLINTLDAENISYVHDVTNTDERYLRARMRNKIFPWLEEIFAKNITQPLLTLAQDSEELACYMRQQAQPFLENIRQEHTTWSIEIPKPLIEQVFLAKWVFKEFFYKVGIVASRHFLQMVYDHLSRNLPAEMRLRDKRVIVKAGVVMIE; this is encoded by the coding sequence ATGTTATCTTGTCTACTCAGAAATGATAAGCGATTAGAAGTTTTTTTTTCTGCTTTAGATATGAAAAAAAGCTATCTACTCGCTTTATCAGGAGGAAGTGATTCATTATTTCTCCTATATCTTCTTAAATCTCGCGGAGTCTCTTTTACTGCTGTTCATGTAGATTATGGATGGAGAGAGTCCTCTTATCGTGAAGCTGAGGAGCTTAAGCTTAGATGTCAAGAAGAAGGTGTTCCCCTTATAGTCAAGCATGTTCCTCCCGAATATAAAACATCAAAAGATCCAGAAAATACTGCAAGGCATTATCGCTATGTATTATTTTGTAAAATTTGTCGGGAAGACAATCTTGCAGGGATCTTTTTAGCTCATCATGCTAATGATCAAGCAGAAACCGTTTTAAAACGAGTGCTAGAGGGAGCGAATTTAGGAAATTTAAAAGGGATGACGAGAGAAGCATCTTATAATGGAATCCCTCTTTTAAGGCCTTTATTACATATCCCCAAACAGGTTTTAATTAATACTTTAGATGCTGAAAATATTTCCTATGTTCATGATGTAACAAATACTGATGAACGGTATCTACGTGCTAGAATGCGTAATAAGATATTTCCTTGGTTAGAAGAAATTTTTGCTAAAAACATCACGCAACCTTTACTAACACTCGCTCAAGATTCTGAGGAACTTGCCTGTTATATGAGACAACAAGCGCAACCCTTTCTTGAAAATATACGGCAAGAACATACAACTTGGTCTATTGAAATTCCTAAACCATTGATAGAACAAGTTTTTCTTGCTAAGTGGGTGTTTAAGGAGTTCTTTTATAAGGTTGGTATTGTTGCCTCAAGGCATTTTTTACAAATGGTTTATGATCATTTGAGCCGTAATTTGCCAGCAGAAATGCGACTTCGAGATAAAAGAGTCATCGTAAAAGCTGGGGTAGTAATGATAGAATAG